Proteins encoded together in one Abyssibacter profundi window:
- a CDS encoding acyltransferase family protein, which translates to MPHATATQADLTPDHVPALDGLRGVALLLVMAYHGNLLGAGWLGVQLFFVLSGFLITRVLLREPDAPAGAQLRGFWLRRVLRIAPAYLVFLAVLAGIAPFAERPPAAREWAMALSLTYNIGQAGGWIPGSHWLGHVWSLCVEEHIYLVWPLLIIGLKGPRLGAALVALFLLGLVTRILMASHGGAAFSSPHALALLTTSHLDAFAAGGLGAWWLSARPGAYPPGWCVAVAGLLLASAGGLVPDNPVWAPAQQFGAWATLGWPNTLPNGRQFLWGYSLFNITVTLLLVWLTGRAPQWPPLVHPALRRVGRVSYAGYLWHFPLAHALSPLVFTLHHWTGAGFYACLLMWFPLFAFSTYAAAELSYRLVEQPFLRRKHRWRPSQ; encoded by the coding sequence GTGCCCCACGCCACAGCAACCCAAGCTGACTTGACGCCCGATCATGTCCCGGCCCTGGATGGGCTGCGGGGCGTGGCCTTGCTGCTGGTCATGGCCTACCACGGCAATCTGCTTGGCGCGGGCTGGCTGGGTGTACAGCTGTTCTTCGTCCTGTCCGGCTTTCTGATCACGCGCGTCCTGCTACGCGAACCCGACGCCCCGGCCGGTGCCCAGCTACGCGGGTTCTGGCTACGCCGCGTTCTTAGAATCGCACCGGCCTACCTGGTCTTCCTCGCGGTGTTGGCCGGGATCGCGCCCTTCGCAGAGCGGCCGCCTGCGGCACGTGAATGGGCGATGGCGCTGAGCCTGACTTACAACATCGGCCAGGCCGGCGGCTGGATTCCCGGCTCTCACTGGCTGGGACACGTCTGGTCGCTATGCGTGGAGGAGCACATTTATCTCGTCTGGCCGCTGCTAATCATCGGACTCAAAGGCCCCCGACTGGGCGCCGCCCTGGTTGCGTTGTTTCTACTGGGGCTGGTCACGCGCATCCTGATGGCGAGCCACGGCGGGGCAGCGTTCTCATCACCCCATGCGCTGGCCCTGCTGACCACCAGCCACCTGGACGCCTTTGCTGCGGGCGGTCTGGGTGCCTGGTGGTTGTCCGCTCGACCCGGCGCGTATCCGCCTGGCTGGTGCGTCGCCGTGGCCGGCCTGCTGCTGGCAAGCGCCGGCGGGCTGGTCCCCGACAATCCGGTTTGGGCGCCGGCGCAGCAGTTCGGTGCCTGGGCCACGCTGGGGTGGCCGAACACGCTGCCCAATGGGCGGCAGTTCCTGTGGGGCTATAGCCTGTTCAACATAACCGTGACCTTGCTGCTGGTCTGGCTCACCGGCCGGGCGCCCCAATGGCCGCCCCTGGTGCACCCGGCGCTACGCCGGGTCGGGCGCGTGTCCTACGCCGGCTACCTGTGGCACTTTCCCCTGGCGCATGCGCTTTCACCGTTGGTGTTCACGCTGCACCACTGGACCGGCGCCGGCTTCTACGCCTGCCTGCTGATGTGGTTTCCGCTCTTCGCCTTCTCCACCTATGCCGCCGCCGAGCTGTCCTACCGGCTTGTCGAACAACCCTTTCTGCGACGCAAACATCGGTGGCGGCCCTCGCAGTAG
- a CDS encoding DUF1329 domain-containing protein produces MQARTNRLLTTALAATAAMATALPMLAGAAVSEAEAARLGQDLTPMGAEKAGNRALGIPAWDGGITEVHPDFEPTKHYPNPFPDDAVQFVITGQNADQYADHLTPGQMALLKQYPTWKMKVYPSRRTASFPQGIYDATRENATKVTLVDGGNGFTGATSGIAFPIPQNGTEVIWNHLTAYKGDTWGTSWAQAPVTTGGDYNLVEFDYEYDFIYGNQSKTASQRQENLLLYFLQAITAPPRLAGSILLVHEYADQNAQPRKAWVYNPGSRRVRLAPNVAYDNPGTASDSLRTNDDFGMFNGATDRYKWEIIGKKSIYIPYNTYELNSDKISISDVIRPGHINPEYARYELHRVWHVRATLKDGTSHIYKRRDFYLDEDSWAVHVVDKYDNRDQLWRVAELHSLNFYDLPMLSAGVEVHHDLNAKRYIAMRLTNDYDVVYKPIEATENDFRPAALRSRGRR; encoded by the coding sequence ATGCAAGCACGAACCAATCGACTGCTGACAACCGCACTGGCGGCCACGGCAGCCATGGCGACGGCCCTGCCCATGCTGGCAGGGGCCGCTGTCTCCGAAGCCGAAGCGGCACGCCTCGGCCAGGACCTGACACCGATGGGCGCCGAAAAAGCCGGCAACCGCGCACTGGGCATTCCGGCCTGGGATGGCGGCATCACGGAAGTCCATCCTGACTTTGAACCCACGAAGCACTATCCCAACCCCTTCCCGGACGATGCGGTCCAGTTCGTCATCACCGGGCAGAATGCCGATCAGTACGCCGATCACCTCACGCCCGGCCAGATGGCGCTGCTCAAGCAGTACCCCACCTGGAAAATGAAGGTGTATCCGAGCCGGCGCACCGCATCGTTCCCGCAGGGCATTTATGACGCCACCCGCGAGAATGCGACCAAGGTGACCCTGGTTGACGGCGGCAACGGGTTTACCGGTGCCACCTCGGGCATTGCGTTCCCGATTCCGCAGAACGGCACCGAGGTGATCTGGAACCACCTGACGGCCTACAAGGGCGACACCTGGGGCACGAGCTGGGCCCAGGCACCGGTGACCACCGGCGGGGACTACAACCTCGTGGAGTTCGACTACGAGTACGACTTCATCTACGGCAACCAAAGCAAGACCGCCAGTCAGCGCCAGGAGAACCTGCTGCTGTATTTCCTGCAGGCCATCACAGCTCCGCCGCGCCTGGCCGGTTCCATCCTGCTGGTGCATGAATACGCCGACCAGAACGCACAGCCCCGCAAGGCCTGGGTGTACAACCCCGGCTCACGCCGTGTGCGGTTGGCACCCAATGTGGCCTACGACAATCCGGGTACGGCCTCGGACAGCCTGCGCACCAATGACGACTTCGGCATGTTCAATGGCGCCACCGACCGCTACAAGTGGGAGATCATCGGCAAGAAGTCGATCTACATCCCGTACAACACCTACGAGCTGAACAGCGACAAGATCAGCATCTCCGATGTCATCCGCCCGGGACATATCAATCCCGAGTATGCGAGGTATGAGCTCCATCGCGTCTGGCATGTACGAGCGACGCTCAAGGATGGCACCAGCCATATCTACAAGCGCCGGGATTTCTACCTGGATGAAGATAGCTGGGCCGTGCATGTTGTCGACAAGTACGACAATCGCGATCAGCTCTGGCGTGTGGCCGAACTGCACTCGCTGAACTTCTACGATCTGCCGATGCTATCCGCCGGTGTCGAGGTTCATCACGACCTCAATGCCAAGCGCTACATCGCCATGCGACTCACCAACGACTACGACGTGGTCTACAAGCCGATCGAGGCCACCGAGAACGATTTCCGTCCGGCTGCTTTGCGGTCGCGCGGTCGCCGATAG
- a CDS encoding TetR family transcriptional regulator — translation MSMSTRANKLSRGTRRLSRRGDTRKLLIDTALSMLDGDKSFDGLSLRELTREVGIVPTGFYRHFPDMDALGLALVEESFRSLRQILEDVRKDTRSAERLVSSVVQSLYRHIAANRPGFAFIASERFGGSATVRNAIRRELRLVQTELAVDLARLPYLKEWNTPDLHMIASLIVNAMVAIAVDVLDVGAHDQEGETALMKRAEQQLRLILLGVPHWKSRR, via the coding sequence ATGTCAATGAGCACACGGGCCAACAAGTTGTCGCGCGGAACCCGTCGCCTTAGCCGGCGCGGAGATACCCGCAAACTATTGATCGACACCGCACTGAGCATGCTCGATGGCGACAAGAGCTTCGATGGCTTGTCGCTGCGAGAGCTGACGCGCGAAGTGGGCATCGTGCCCACCGGCTTTTATCGCCACTTTCCCGATATGGATGCGCTGGGCTTGGCCCTGGTCGAAGAGTCATTCCGCTCGCTGCGGCAGATTCTTGAGGATGTCCGCAAGGACACGCGCAGCGCCGAACGCCTGGTCTCCAGCGTCGTGCAGTCGCTTTATCGCCACATTGCCGCCAATCGCCCCGGCTTTGCGTTCATCGCCAGCGAGCGCTTTGGTGGCAGCGCCACGGTTCGCAACGCCATTCGTCGCGAGCTGCGACTGGTCCAGACCGAACTGGCCGTCGACCTGGCGCGCCTGCCCTACCTGAAGGAATGGAATACGCCCGACCTGCACATGATCGCCTCGCTCATCGTCAATGCGATGGTCGCGATTGCCGTTGACGTGCTGGATGTCGGCGCCCATGACCAGGAGGGAGAGACGGCCCTCATGAAGCGGGCCGAGCAGCAACTCCGCCTGATTCTGCTAGGCGTCCCGCATTGGAAGAGCCGTCGTTGA
- a CDS encoding esterase/lipase family protein translates to MKTGQTLRGAARLAFDAVDGVTHVVEDMYRNIAAASPPIGEAPTGSARGIAGFVHATIRGINGVTRESVDLVLGQLAESLDDIAPPGPGREAVVSALNGVVGDYLLSSDNPLALEMQWRQFGSPLPMDRDELRLRVDKPSRHLLITVHGLCMNDRQWTRNGHNHAAYQARRLGATQVDLFYNTGRHISHNGRDLARQLEALIEAWPTKVKSIRILAHSMGGLVTRSALLQADAMRWPDLVSQIAFLGTPHLGAPLERGGNWVDTLGRLSPYTAPIARLGWLRSAGITDLRHGFTRDSDWQGRDRFERSQHRPELTPLPAHINAIAAAGTLGARRTHLLGDGLVPVNSALGQTQDGRAAMAWAETGTRVFARMNHWDLLDDPRVTTFLDEQLN, encoded by the coding sequence ATGAAAACCGGACAAACCCTGCGTGGCGCGGCCCGATTGGCATTTGATGCTGTTGACGGCGTTACCCATGTCGTCGAGGACATGTACCGCAACATTGCCGCAGCGTCTCCCCCCATTGGCGAGGCGCCGACGGGCAGCGCGCGGGGCATTGCGGGATTCGTGCACGCGACGATACGCGGCATCAACGGCGTGACGCGGGAGTCGGTGGATCTGGTGCTGGGTCAGCTCGCCGAATCGCTGGATGACATCGCACCTCCTGGCCCCGGTCGCGAGGCGGTGGTCTCGGCACTCAACGGCGTGGTCGGCGACTACCTGCTCAGCAGCGACAATCCGCTGGCGCTGGAGATGCAGTGGCGGCAGTTCGGCTCGCCCTTGCCGATGGACCGTGACGAGCTACGGCTGCGCGTCGACAAGCCCTCGCGCCACCTGCTGATCACGGTCCACGGCCTGTGCATGAACGACCGGCAATGGACCCGAAACGGTCACAATCACGCCGCCTACCAGGCACGCCGGCTGGGTGCGACCCAGGTGGACTTGTTCTACAACACCGGGCGGCATATTTCGCACAACGGCCGCGATCTCGCCAGACAGCTCGAGGCGCTGATCGAAGCGTGGCCGACCAAGGTCAAGTCGATCCGTATTCTTGCTCACAGCATGGGTGGTCTGGTCACGCGTAGTGCGCTGCTCCAGGCCGATGCCATGCGCTGGCCGGACCTCGTCAGCCAGATTGCCTTTCTCGGCACGCCCCATCTCGGCGCGCCGCTGGAGCGCGGTGGCAACTGGGTGGACACACTCGGACGGCTCAGCCCCTACACCGCACCCATTGCGCGCCTGGGCTGGCTGCGCAGCGCCGGCATTACCGACTTACGCCACGGGTTTACCCGCGACAGCGACTGGCAGGGACGGGATCGGTTCGAACGCAGCCAACATCGGCCTGAACTCACCCCGCTACCGGCACATATCAATGCCATCGCGGCCGCCGGAACACTCGGGGCCCGACGCACCCATCTGCTGGGTGATGGGTTGGTGCCGGTCAACAGCGCCCTGGGTCAGACGCAGGATGGCCGCGCGGCCATGGCCTGGGCCGAAACCGGCACGCGCGTCTTCGCCCGCATGAACCATTGGGACCTGCTCGACGACCCCCGCGTCACCACCTTCCTCGACGAACAGCTGAACTAG
- a CDS encoding DUF1302 domain-containing protein: protein MKMHSRSLLRLAAVGAATVPFHASAATLNLGGMEAQIDTTLSAGVAFRMQDPNEALIGITNGGTSRSANGDDGNYGYEKGDLVSAAAKITVDMDLAFSRNWGIFTRGSAFYNPEASDAGSIEDRLNANGGAGVSRARGEAELGERGHERLDHNADLLDAFLYGSFSLGRQYITMTLGNQVVSWGESTFIRNGINILNPIDVSKIRLPGSEIKEALTPIPMLSLQTSLTDNLSMDVVWQFDWEQVEIDPRGNFFSTNDVASDDGQRIFLSYGRRLDNNTRPLTGFMGEGDAHAWVPREGNRAPDDETSQAGIAFRYFAENLNSTEFGFYYVNYHSRTPNISLIRGARVPNDGNPTPRNAATNVANMPGGPFEAPLCSTPGSDPTSCRASYFIEYDEDISLWGLSMNTNGPFGTAVQGEISYRPNAPVQYSGGDLVPAALTDGMLLGTYNPGDYIQGYNEIETWQVQTTITKAFGPSFGASQWIVLGEVGYTRQDLDDSPYSAAGAALPTCDNNPILIIAIANGSCQEAIAGGEGFQTESSWGYRLVTRLDYSNVFASVNMSPRLVFFHDVNGISSTFTEGNQIVSAGIGFSYLQRWQADIAYTVFTGGETYSGTDPYAPGETTPIGTTATGDPNTQSASFATRANDSADRDFLGLSISYAF from the coding sequence ATGAAGATGCATTCACGCAGTTTGCTGCGGCTGGCCGCTGTTGGTGCGGCGACCGTTCCGTTCCATGCATCCGCGGCAACGCTGAATCTCGGCGGCATGGAAGCCCAGATCGACACCACGCTATCCGCAGGCGTGGCGTTTCGTATGCAAGACCCCAATGAAGCCTTGATCGGCATCACGAATGGGGGTACGTCACGCTCCGCCAATGGCGATGACGGCAACTACGGCTACGAAAAAGGCGACCTGGTGTCCGCGGCCGCCAAGATCACGGTCGACATGGACCTGGCCTTTAGCCGCAACTGGGGCATCTTCACGCGTGGCAGCGCGTTTTATAACCCCGAGGCGTCCGATGCCGGCTCCATCGAAGATCGCCTGAACGCCAATGGCGGCGCCGGCGTGTCACGTGCACGGGGCGAGGCCGAACTGGGCGAACGCGGTCACGAACGCCTGGATCACAACGCCGACCTGCTGGATGCCTTTCTTTACGGCAGCTTCTCGCTGGGTCGACAGTACATCACCATGACCTTGGGCAATCAGGTCGTCAGCTGGGGTGAAAGCACCTTCATCCGCAATGGCATCAACATCTTGAACCCCATTGATGTGTCCAAGATCCGGCTGCCAGGCTCCGAGATCAAGGAAGCGCTCACGCCAATCCCGATGCTGTCGCTGCAAACGTCGCTCACCGACAACCTGAGCATGGACGTGGTCTGGCAGTTCGACTGGGAGCAGGTGGAGATCGACCCGCGCGGCAACTTCTTCTCGACCAATGACGTGGCCTCGGATGACGGCCAGCGCATCTTCCTGAGCTACGGCCGCCGCCTGGACAACAATACCCGCCCCCTGACGGGTTTCATGGGTGAGGGTGATGCCCACGCCTGGGTCCCACGTGAAGGCAATCGGGCCCCCGATGACGAAACGTCGCAGGCCGGTATTGCCTTCCGCTACTTCGCGGAGAATCTGAACTCCACCGAGTTCGGCTTCTACTATGTGAACTACCACTCACGCACGCCGAACATCTCGCTGATTCGCGGCGCCCGCGTTCCCAACGACGGTAACCCCACGCCGCGCAATGCCGCCACCAACGTGGCGAACATGCCCGGCGGCCCCTTCGAGGCGCCGCTCTGCTCTACCCCAGGCAGCGACCCGACCAGCTGCCGCGCGTCCTACTTCATCGAATACGACGAGGACATCTCGCTGTGGGGTCTGAGCATGAACACCAACGGGCCGTTCGGCACCGCGGTGCAGGGTGAAATCAGCTATCGACCCAATGCGCCGGTGCAGTACAGCGGTGGCGACCTCGTTCCCGCCGCCCTGACCGACGGAATGTTGCTGGGCACCTACAATCCCGGGGACTACATCCAGGGCTACAACGAGATCGAGACCTGGCAGGTCCAGACCACGATCACCAAGGCTTTCGGCCCCAGCTTCGGCGCCAGCCAGTGGATTGTGCTGGGCGAGGTGGGCTACACGCGACAGGATCTGGACGACAGCCCGTACTCGGCAGCCGGTGCAGCACTGCCGACCTGTGACAACAATCCGATCCTGATCATCGCGATTGCCAATGGCTCCTGCCAGGAAGCCATTGCCGGTGGCGAAGGCTTCCAGACCGAATCGTCATGGGGCTACCGACTGGTGACTCGTCTGGATTACTCCAATGTGTTCGCCTCGGTGAACATGTCGCCGCGACTGGTCTTTTTCCATGACGTAAACGGCATCAGCTCGACGTTTACCGAAGGCAACCAGATCGTCAGCGCCGGCATTGGCTTCAGCTACCTGCAGCGCTGGCAGGCGGACATCGCCTATACGGTGTTCACGGGCGGCGAGACCTATTCCGGCACCGACCCCTATGCACCGGGTGAAACCACCCCCATCGGCACGACAGCCACTGGCGACCCGAACACCCAGTCCGCCAGCTTTGCCACCCGCGCGAATGATTCCGCGGACCGCGACTTCCTCGGCCTGTCCATCAGCTATGCGTTCTAA